The Pyrenophora tritici-repentis strain M4 chromosome 8, whole genome shotgun sequence genome contains a region encoding:
- a CDS encoding GPI-anchored multi-domain protein: protein MRFFAITVAAFAAAVAALEINTFPAEGVVAGQTYTITYSPADDTPTTFILRQGKSTDLTTVGTLTTTATGGKFEWTPEKSLPSQPDYALQIQRGSVINYSAQFPLKGGSDAPVSSPKPSGSASSSPTPSPANSMSSAMASMMSSMTNAMPSASATMGSGANSTVSSPTLSKTHLPTGTSSGTLPQVTTAGGNNLAASPFAAMFGALAAFAYLA, encoded by the exons ATGCGCTTCTTCGCCATCACCGTTGCGGCCTTTGCTGCTGCCGTTGCTGCCCTTGAGATCAACACCTTCCCTGCTGAGGGTGTTGTTGCCGGCCAGACCTACACCATCACCTACTCGCCTGCCGACGACACCCCAACCACCTTCATCCTCCGCCAGGGCAAGTCGACCGACCTCACCACCGTCGGAACCCTCACCA CTACCGCCACTGGTGGAAAGTTCGAGTGGACCCCCGAGAAGAGCCTCCCAAGCCAGCCCGACTACGCGCTCCAGATCCAGCGTGGAAGCGTCATCAACTACTCTGCCCAATTCCCTCTCAAGGGCGGATCCGACGCGCCTGTTTCTTCGCCCAAGCCCTCTGGCTCTGCTTCGTCTTCTCCTACCCCTTCGCCTGCCAACTCGATGAGCAGCGCAATGGCCAGCATGATGTCCAGCATGACCAACGCCATGCCCTCTGCCTCCGCTACCATGGGCTCCGGCGCAAACTCGACCGTCTCATCCCCCACCCTCTCAAAGACTCACCTCCCCACTGGCACCAGCTCCGGCACTCTTCCCCAGGTCACCACCGCCGGTGGCAACAACCTCGCTGCCAGCCCTTTTGCTGCAATGTTCGGTGCTCTTGCTGCTTTCGCTTACCTCGCTTAA
- a CDS encoding NAD-binding Rossmann fold oxidoreductase family protein: MTSQIKRYVIVGMGVRSAFYYQSIIKDFKDVAQVVGICDTNQTRMKAANDRIAEIGGERVPMYKAEDFDKMVKEQKADVVIVTTIDRFHHVYCIRAMELGCDAITEKPMTIDEEKLQAMIDAEKKTGKQVRVLFNYRYAPHHTKMRELIDSGVIGEISTVHMDWILDCAHGSDFMRRWHRNKDTSGGIQMHKSIHHFDLVHYWLNTEPEMVYCLGSLRFYGRENAERRGEKNLGERYLNNEAAKDDPFAIHIDQNAQLKKLYLEAEHEDGYIRDRNCFADGITIEDNLSMIIKYKDQSVMTYNTYAYAPWEGYRCVFNGSKGRIEINVVEGGYSAGGETVTNEGIGDLEANYIQGGVEKTNIVVYPLWEKPYVVEVQKSEGGHGGGDPLLLRDVLVGDTADNFKRAAYIRDGGNAVLVGVGANKSMESGMPVKVQDLVKW; the protein is encoded by the coding sequence ATGACTTCTCAAATCAAGCGCTATGTCATTGTAGGCATGGGCGTCCGCTCAGCCTTTTACTACCAAAGCATCATCAAAGACTTCAAAGATGTTGCCCAAGTCGTAGGTATCTGCGATACCAACCAAACGCGCATGAAGGCTGCCAACGACCGCATTGCCGAAATCGGCGGCGAACGCGTACCCATGTACAAGGCAGAAGACTTTGACAAGATGGTCAAGGAACAAAAGGCAGACGTCGTCATTGTCACTACCATCGACCGCTTCCACCATGTCTACTGCATCCGAGCCATGGAGCTGGGCTGCGATGCCATTACTGAGAAGCCCATGACTATCGACGAAGAGAAGCTGCAGGCTATGATTGATGCGGAGAAGAAGACGGGCAAACAAGTTCGTGTTCTGTTCAACTACCGATATGCACCACATCACACCAAGATGCGCGAGCTCATCGACTCGGGTGTCATTGGCGAGATCTCAACGGTACACATGGACTGGATTCTAGATTGCGCACACGGATCCGACTTCATGCGTCGGTGGCATAGGAACAAGGATACCAGCGGTGGTATCCAGATGCACAAGTCGATCCACCACTTCGACCTAGTCCATTACTGGCTCAATACAGAGCCTGAAATGGTCTACTGTCTGGGCAGCCTGCGCTTCTACGGCCGAGAGAATGCCGAGCGACGCGGAGAAAAGAATCTCGGGGAACGCTATCTCAACAACGAAGCTGCCAAGGATGACCCTTTCGCCATACACATTGACCAGAATGCCCAGCTGAAGAAACTGTACCTTGAGGCCGAGCACGAGGATGGCTACATTCGCGACCGGAATTGCTTCGCTGATGGCATTACCATTGAAGACAATCTCTCCATGATTATCAAGTACAAGGACCAAAGTGTCATGACATACAACACCTACGCATATGCACCATGGGAAGGCTACCGCTGTGTGTTCAATGGTAGCAAAGGCCGTATTGAGATCAACGTCGTTGAAGGAGGATACTCGGCTGGTGGCGAGACGGTTACCAACGAAGGTATTGGCGACCTCGAGGCCAACTACATTCAAGGCGGGGTAGAGAAGACGAACATTGTCGTATATCCTTTGTGGGAAAAGCCGTATGTTGTTGAAGTCCAAAAGTCAGAAGGCGGACATGGCGGAGGCGATCCTCTTCTCCTGCGCGATGTGCTTGTTGGTGATACTGCAGACAACTTTAAGCGTGCTGCTTATATCCGGGATGGAGGTAATGCTGTGCTTGTCGGTGTTGGTGCGAATAAATCCATGGAGTCGGGTATGCCTGTGAAAGTGCAGGATCTTGTCAAGTGGTAG
- a CDS encoding Fungal-trans multi-domain protein encodes MQIVWQSGETPIKKRAASACTSCRSRKKKCYHVGRRNIERVERTGRRIQQERPSTTARKTSPSPGRVSEYNPESILAALSEDAEPGPSTQILEANTTALHPTPSATTPSLSTTYEAQRRLAWYKKHKTRAAPPPLSDAHRRYLEDEGAFLILPKTTTDALLPLYISTLDDLTPITHGTSIFRSHSNNQASAYLVRAICLVVCKTTHATPFLRLTDPGPLLEPLDFASRLLAGLDAVIKADLEPDRVTKMQILALMHLHNDGLAGVDRASSHLSQAICEAWSLGIHLKIPDSPDKERCEYLWWSLRNFDRLGKPIMAAAPFFIDDADVGIERIVPEKGNYRSQIMAVALGLGDLMTVATKAYKAGARAAVDSCAVFPQLEDVVRDVDFEGFHRAHRRMISFLSISRTSYLPEAVYLETWYHVAAMLSCRYSGPGSVQYSRRFTSAHRVLDLVSNEGIDAFPPVTAGPVCNVHVYDGDIPRVA; translated from the coding sequence ATGCAAATTGTCTGGCAGTCAGGTGAGACGCCGATCAAGAAACGGGCTGCATCTGCATGTACGAGTTGTCGTTCACGGAAGAAGAAATGTTACCACGTGGGTAGGCGCAATATAGAAAGAGTGGAGCGCACCGGTAGGCGGATACAACAGGAACGTCCAAGCACGACTGCACGCAAGACAAGTCCAAGTCCAGGCCGTGTAAGCGAATACAATCCAGAATCAATTCTCGCAGCCCTATCAGAAGATGCCGAACCAGGACCAAGCACTCAGATACTGGAAGCAAATACAACAGCATTACACCCCACACCATCTGCCACGACACCTAGCCTGTCTACAACATACGAAGCACAACGACGTTTAGCATGGTACAAAAAACACAAAACCCGTGCCGCTCCACCACCGCTATCAGATGCGCATCGAAGATACCTCGAAGATGAAGGAGCATTCCTCATCTTACCAAAAACAACCACTGACGCCCTCCTCCCCCTATACATATCCACATTAGACGACCTCACCCCCATCACCCACGGCACCAGCATCTTCCGTTCCCACAGCAACAACCAAGCCTCTGCCTACCTCGTCCGAGCAATCTGCCTCGTCGTCTGCAAAACCACACACGCCACCCCCTTCCTCCGCCTCACGGATCCCGGCCCCCTTCTCGAGCCCTTGGACTTCGCCTCTAGACTCCTAGCCGGCCTAGACGCGGTCATAAAAGCAGACCTCGAGCCCGACCGTGTGACCAAGATGCAAATCCTCGCATTGATGCACTTGCACAACGACGGTCTAGCAGGTGTAGACCGCGCGTCGAGTCATCTCTCCCAGGCAATCTGTGAAGCATGGTCCCTAGGTATCCATCTGAAGATACCAGACAGCCCCGACAAAGAGCGGTGCGAGTATCTGTGGTGGTCACTCCGCAACTTCGACCGCTTGGGCAAACCGATCATGGCCGCAGCGCCGTTCTTTATCGACGACGCAGACGTAGGTATCGAGCGTATAGTACCAGAAAAGGGGAACTACCGCTCACAAATCATGGCTGTAGCGCTGGGTTTGGGGGATTTGATGACGGTGGCTACCAAGGCGTATAAAGCTGGTGCTAGGGCTGCGGTGGATAGTTGTGCGGTGTTTCCGCAGCTGGAGGATGTTGTGAGGGATGTGGATTTTGAGGGGTTTCATAGGGCGCATAGACGTATGATATCATTCCTCTCCATTTCTCGTACGTCGTACTTACCAGAAGCAGTTTATCTAGAAACATGGTATCATGTCGCCGCCATGCTATCTTGTCGCTACAGCGGCCCAGGTAGCGTACAATACTCCCGCCGCTTCACCTCTGCCCATCGCGTCCTCGATCTCGTTTCTAATGAAGGCATCGACGCATTTCCCCCCGTTACCGCTGGTCCCGTATGCAATGTCCATGTCTACGACGGTGATATACCGCGCGTTGCATGA
- a CDS encoding SET multi-domain protein: MSDDQTSSVTAPAPYHVSKSNICVDSKGESNGNGVFANRRFGAGEEVASFKRPLVGSLETERLLDTCANCYMWTEGSSTGTRLYVPEGVKVDKCAACARFRYCSKACQKAAWNRGHKHECKVLKPMAGRGLPKAFLACIELLTRRKHGLISDQDWEMVCRLPSHVDDFKRKGTYGNIEMMAMGAPQFALPPTMFDKDFIAAMYARVMSNALTIITPTLDPLGIILDPTLCSLNHSCDPNAFIMMDGPSVSIRTLRPIRKDKEIFISYIDTTYPYHKRQEELQTRWFFTCRCAKCQEKATLQEDNWLLPVDSKFVLDAEAKKAMAQTQEQTFAVYEELHKLSTEHVIYGLKQILASCYESRFYPIYRQPYAEARDVLIVNLLSMGKFQDAWAQCAKRYKYILPKLYPVPFHPVRVVQTWQMAMLAAYLASTEEGVGAPGVNMGLIAMMLVKQVLDVAHLSHGPNNAFTKSVKGKAEEMIEELKRSVGNPDNAVMNRELEVQRDRLMEMGDWAEDGKISKPLKQVKLVEEAFSV, translated from the exons ATGTCAGACGATCAGACATCTTCGGTGACTGCACCGGCACCATACCACGTCTCAAAGTCGAATATCTGTGTAGACAGCAAAGGCGAGAGCAATGGTAATGGTGTCTTCGCCAATCGGAGGTTCGGTGCAGGCGAAGAGGTTGCAAGCTTCAAGCGGCCACTCGTCGGCTCCTTGGAAACGGAACGGCTGCTCGACACGTGTGCAAACTGCTATATGTGGACCGAAGGGTCCTCAACAGGTACACGATTATATGTACCGGAAGGGGTAAAAGTGGACAAGTGTGCCGCTTGCGCACGATTCCGATATTGCAGCAAG GCATGTCAAAAGGCAGCATGGAATCGCGGGCACAAGCATGAATGCAAAGTCCTGAAGCCGATGGCCGGCAGAGGACTCCCAAAGGCATTTCTCGCATGTATAGAACTACTCACCAGGCGGAAGCATGGGCTCATTTCCGACCAAGATTGGGAAATGGTTTGTCGCTTACCGTCTCATGTTGATGACTTTAAGCGGAAGGGAACATACGGAAACATTGAAATGATGGCAATGGGCGCACCGCAGTTTGCATTGCCGCCTACCATGTTCGACAAGGACTTTATCGCCGCCATGTACGCTCGA GTAATGTCGAATGCACTAACCATCATTACCCCTACACTGGACCCTCTAGGCATCATCTTGGACCCTACACTTTGCAGCCTCAACCACTCCTGCGATCCCAACGCTTTCATCATGATGGATGGTCCATCCGTCAGCATACGTACACTCCGACCCATCAGGAAAGACAAGGAAATTTTCATCTCATATATCGACACCACATACCCGTACCACAAACGACAGGAAGAACTCCAAACACGTTGGTTCTTCACATGTCGATGTGCAAAATGCCAGGAAAAGGCTACACTTCAGGAAGACAACTGGCTCTTGCCAGTAGATTCAAAGTTTGTTTTGGACGCGGAAGCGAAAAAGGCCATGGCCCAAACCCAGGAACAGACATTTGCGGTATATGAAGAGCTTCACAAACTATCCACCGAACATGTCATCTACGGGCTCAAGCAAATCCTCGCTAGCTGCTACGAATCTCGCTTTTACCCCATATATCGTCAACCTTATGCCGAAGCCCGCGATGTCCTCATTGTCAACCTCCTCTCGATGGGAAAGTTCCAGGATGCATGGGCACAATGCGCAAAGCGGTACAAGTACATCTTACCGAAGCTATACCCAGTACCTTTCCATCCCGTCAGGGTGGTGCAGACGTGGCAAATGGCGATGCTCGCTGCGTATCTTGCCAGCACGGAAGAAGGCGTCGGGGCTCCGGGTGTCAACATGGGGTTGATAGCGATGATGTTGGTAAAGCAAGTATTGGACGTTGCACATTTAAGCCACGGACCAAACAACGCGTTTACAAAGAGTGTGAAGGGAAAGGCAGAGGAGATGATTGAAGAGCTGAAGAGAAGTGTGGGGAACCCTGATAACGCGGTTATGAATCGGGAGTTGGAGGTTCAGAGGGATAGGTTGATGGAGATGGGGGATTGGGCGGAAGACGGGAAGATATCGAAACCTCTGAAGCAGGTTAAGCTGGTGGAGGAAGCGTTTAGTGTGTAG